The DNA window acactaaatgaaatgatataaaataattaataattaagtaaattttttaaataaaacgaatagtcaaacgtgcttgaaaagtcaacggtatcaaagatagtattttataaaaatattaaataaaacgaacggtACATGTGCCAAAACATcaaaggagggagggagtatatatcaatttttttttctgggagGGTTCAGTATGGGCTCTTGGTGGGAAAACGGCCCAAGGCCCATCCAGATCCAGATCAGAGCGCGAGCGTGGCCTCCCGCAGCCAATCGCGCGCGGCCACCTCGGCATCACCACGTAGCCAAACCCATCCATCTCCCCCTCCCTGActgccaggtgggccccacctgcaCCGACCACCCCCGCGACCGTTCTCCCatcttcctccctccccacCGCCGTGACACGACGACGACCCGAGAGTCAGCgaggcgacgaccggcggcgaggcgaggcgaggtgaGAAAAGGGATCGGCGGAGATGAACGCGTTCCGGCTCGCCGGGGACATGACCCACCTCCTCAGCGTGGTGGTGCTCCTCCTCAAGATCCACACCATCAAGTCCTGCGCAGGTACGCCTCACGGCCACCCACCGCCCGCCGATTCTGTTCGACACGGCCCGCTACTACGCGTGCGtgttcatccatccatccatccatccatccggattccggaggaggaggaggaaaccAGAGATCCAGAGGCGAAATTAGCAGCGAATATGCGTTTTTTTTAGTATGGCCGTGGTTCGTGCCTCGGATCTCGCATTCGCTCCGTGCCGAtccggtcgccgccacggATCCCCCAAGTcttcgtggtggtggtggtgctgcctGATTTCCACCCGCCATGTTAGAGTGGTAGATAGCTCCCGCGAGCCCATGGATGGATGGCCCCTTCTTCGATGATTGGAACCTTGTTGAGTTGGGAGAGTATGAACACAAGAGCCTAGATTCTTCTTTTGTCGGTGGAAATTTCGTTGGAAATGAATGGCCTTCTGTCCTGTGGTCTTTTCGTAAAAGCGCTTTGATTTGTTGAAACGGCAGGGAATGCTGCTGCACATGATGCTGTGTATACATAGATGGTCTGCACATTTTGTGTTGTGCTGACGCCACTTAGCGACAATGGTAGTAACTTCGATGCATGCTTCTATGGGACTTCGATTATAAGCCCAacctgcaaaagaaaaactgtCAATTGTATAAGCCATAATAAACTTGTCTTTTGCGCCTGTATTTCATTGTACTCTACCTGTTATATTGTACTGCGTTGATCTTATTTGGTATGATGATGCATTGTGCTTTATGCTCCTTTTGCAGGCATATCTCTAAAGACCCAGGAGCTATATGCCCTTGTTTTTGCTGCCCGTTACTTGGACCTGTTCATTCATTTTATATCTCTGTATAACACTGTCATGAAGTTGGTCTTCCTGGCAAGCTCTTTCTCAATAGTTTGGTACATGAAGAGGCATAAGATTGTGCGAAGAACCTATGACAAGGATCATGACACCTTTCGCCATCACTTCTTAGTGTTGCCATGTTTGGTTCTTGCCCTCCTCATTAACGAGAAGTTTACTTTTAGAGAGGTCAGTTGGATTTTTTCTGCATCATGTTTAGAACTATGATACTGTTGATGTGTACAGCATGATTCCCAAAACTGACGGTAGCTGCCATGGTAACCACACAAACTGCTGAGGCACGGTAACAGTTACCGGCGGTTTGgttcatacaaattttaatcgaattcaaattttggaaataaatgtgaaaaaacaataaaaattcaTGGTTGTACATATGAATTTGTAAACCAGTTTGGTGATGAAATTTTGCGAAAATAAGGTTGCTACAATCAATTGGAAGTCAAAACCGAttaaatatgagaaaaatgaATATACGTTTGAGGGGGAAGTATtgtaaatcataaaaaaaaagaagttcgACAATTTATTTGTGTGTGATTTCTAGtggaatctatatatatgtaacataattatattttagacatTCCAAAGCAGTCCTTAGAAGGGGAAAATTGATGGGTTCAAATATCTAGTGTTTCATAAGttgaatatattattttgcaaTATTATTAATAGGTTAATTCGAACTAAGTGAAAGCATATGCTGGACACTAAACATTTCCACTATTTGATATTGTATTATGGTACATgcatgaattttaaatatcaATTGTGTTGTATATTGATTGTTCAATTGTGAATTATCATTTATGATTATTTGAATGTTAAACTTTTAGCAAAGTTCATGccgaattttttatatttacctACTAATGTGCTTCATGTACCAAATATACCATAGTAGTTATGTCCTATTtcccattattttttaaaaaatatttagtttttttttcatttatattccCCCCGGACTCAACTGGCCATGGTTTTCTACCAAggaatatttaatcatttgccactcttacattTGGCAGTTAACCTCtgtgtctatgacacgtgggctcAAAACCCACATGTCAAAGACATATAGGATGGTAAATTGTTAAATGAGTGACTGTAGCAATTCCAAATAATTGAATGCCCCTTCTACCAAAACTGCATGGCAATCACCCAAAACCACACGGTTTTGTCAAGAAAACTGCGGACAAGCTGTGGAGACCGTggagtttgaattcaaattgtttGAATGCGAATTTATCGCGGTTTTCAAGGTTTCTGTGGTTAGCGCGCTACCGTCGGGCGGCAGTAACGGCTCAATTAACAGTTTCAGAAACCCTAATGTAGAGCAATTGAATGGGCCATTTACATCTCTAGATTATGTGCTaccatttgaattttagatttcaaaTCCATCATTCATAGATGTGATGGTCGTTTCCCTGCCCACCAGCCTTGTTG is part of the Oryza brachyantha chromosome 11, ObraRS2, whole genome shotgun sequence genome and encodes:
- the LOC102713130 gene encoding ER lumen protein-retaining receptor, translating into MNAFRLAGDMTHLLSVVVLLLKIHTIKSCAGISLKTQELYALVFAARYLDLFIHFISLYNTVMKLVFLASSFSIVWYMKRHKIVRRTYDKDHDTFRHHFLVLPCLVLALLINEKFTFREVMWAFSIYLEAVAILPQLVLLQRTRNIDNLTGQYVFFLGAYRVLYILNWIYRYFTEPHFVHWISWMAGIVQTLLYADFFYYYIMSWKNNVKLELPA